The following coding sequences lie in one Glycine soja cultivar W05 chromosome 16, ASM419377v2, whole genome shotgun sequence genomic window:
- the LOC114389350 gene encoding rop guanine nucleotide exchange factor 14-like isoform X2, whose protein sequence is MTYNGLENCIPDNQSYGDESRTSRGDGCITDSFNDDDSSSSSSKDAFGSFSSKCLTMKRDDHGLEEWELTESPQHFYLKDKSAFDVVNCSDVEAMKEKFAKLFLGGDVTGGAKGLNTALALSTAITNLAVTVFGELWKLEPLSEERKSKWRREMGWLLSPTNYMVQLVPAKQNGANGGIFEIMTPKARADIQMNLPALQKLDSMLIEALDSMVQTEFWYAEEGSRSEGRNTSGRHSKRWWLPSPRVPRTGLSDIERKRLLNQGRVVQQIFKAAKAINDNMLLEMPVPTLIKDALLKSGKASLGEELHKVLIAESSSREEMLKALNLNSEHAALETINRLEAATFSWKERIIQENSGKSPVRTSWSFMKDPMAGIDKMELLLERAETLLNLLKARYPNLPQTFLDAAKVQYGKDIGHSILEAYSRVLGSLAFSILSRIADILQEDALSNPNTPISASCSPGINLSEAWVVGSRIRHSLIDKMNEADGQYCASSCGSTSDIELSSTQANATSSVPTTPSRGRLWCIGRGL, encoded by the exons ATGACATATAATGGCCTTGAGAATTGCATTCCGGATAATCAATCTTACGGAGATGAAAGCAGAACTAGCAGAGGAGATGGATGTATAACTGATTCATTCAATGATGATGACTCCAGCTCTTCATCCAGCAAAGATGCTTTTGGATCATTCTCTTCAAAATGTTTGACAATGAAAAGAGATGATCACGGATTGGAAGAGTGGGAACTCACGGAAAGTCCTCAACATTTTTATCTTAAAGATAAGTCCGCTTTTGACGTTGTCAATTGTTCAGATGTAGAAGCCATGAAAGAAAAGTTTGCAAAGCTGTTTCTAGGTGGTGATGTTACAGGAGGAGCTAAAGGCCTCAATACAGCTTTGGCACTGTCTACTGCCATCACAAACCTTGCAG TGACAGTTTTTGGTGAGTTATGGAAATTGGAACCTCTATCTGAAGAGAGGAAGAGCAAATGGCGACGAGAAATGGGCTGGTTGTTGTCTCCTACGAATTATATGGTTCAGTTAGTTCCAGCTAAGCAAAATGGTGCCAATGGTGGAATCTTTGAG ATAATGACCCCAAAAGCTCGTGCAGACATCCAAATGAATCTTCCAGCACTTCAGAAGTTGGACTCTATGCTTATT GAGGCACTAGACTCAATGGTGCAAACTGAATTTTGGTATGCGGAGGAAGGAAGCCGGTCAGAAGGGAGGAACACAAGTGGAAGACATAGCAAAAGATGGTGGCTTCCATCACCCCGAGTACCAAGAACCGGGCTCTCTGACATTGAAAGAAAGAGGCTGCTTAATCAGGGAAGGGTAGTACAGCAGATATTCAAGGCTGCCAAAGCTATCAATGATAATATGTTGCTTGAAATGCCCGTGCCAACATTAATTAAGGATGCACTTCTGAAG tctGGAAAGGCAAGCCTTGGAGAGGAGTTGCACAAGGTTTTGATAGCTGAATCGAGTTCCAGAGAAGAAATGCTGAAAGCTCTCAATTTGAATTCTGAACATGCCGCCCTAGAGACCATTAATAGATTGGAAGCTGCTACATTTTCATGGAAAGAGAGAATTATACAAGAAAATAGTGGAAAATCCCCAGTTCGAACCTCATGGTCTTTCATGAAGGACCCTATGGCAGGTATAGATAAGATGGAACTATTGCTGGAACGTGCAGAAACACTTTTAAATCTGCTTAAAGCCAGATATCCTAACCTTCCTCAAACATTTCTGGATGCTGCGAAAGTTCAATATGGCAAG GATATTGGACATTCTATTTTGGAAGCATACTCAAGAGTTCTTGGAAGTTTAGCCTTCAGCATACTATCTAGAATAGCAGATATATTGCAAGAGGATGCTTTAAGCAATCCCAATACACCTATTTCAGCAAGTTGCTCCCCTGGGATAAATCTTTCTGAAGCTTGGGTGGTTGGTTCGCGTATCAGGCACTCATTAATCGATAAGATGAACGAGGCAGATGGACAATATTGTGCTTCTAGTTGTGGCAGCACTTCTGATATAGAACTCTCATCTACTCAGGCCAATGCTACTAGCTCTGTACCCACCACACCAAGCCGTGGTCGATTGTGGTGCATTGGTAGAGGCTTGTAA
- the LOC114389350 gene encoding rop guanine nucleotide exchange factor 14-like isoform X1, translating to MSLMRKRLACCTKEAKISIDFDEPERIMTYNGLENCIPDNQSYGDESRTSRGDGCITDSFNDDDSSSSSSKDAFGSFSSKCLTMKRDDHGLEEWELTESPQHFYLKDKSAFDVVNCSDVEAMKEKFAKLFLGGDVTGGAKGLNTALALSTAITNLAVTVFGELWKLEPLSEERKSKWRREMGWLLSPTNYMVQLVPAKQNGANGGIFEIMTPKARADIQMNLPALQKLDSMLIEALDSMVQTEFWYAEEGSRSEGRNTSGRHSKRWWLPSPRVPRTGLSDIERKRLLNQGRVVQQIFKAAKAINDNMLLEMPVPTLIKDALLKSGKASLGEELHKVLIAESSSREEMLKALNLNSEHAALETINRLEAATFSWKERIIQENSGKSPVRTSWSFMKDPMAGIDKMELLLERAETLLNLLKARYPNLPQTFLDAAKVQYGKDIGHSILEAYSRVLGSLAFSILSRIADILQEDALSNPNTPISASCSPGINLSEAWVVGSRIRHSLIDKMNEADGQYCASSCGSTSDIELSSTQANATSSVPTTPSRGRLWCIGRGL from the exons ATGTCGCTGATGAGAAAGAGACTGGCTTGCTGCACAAAGGAAGCCAAAATCAGCATTGATTTTGATGAGCCAGAGA GGATTATGACATATAATGGCCTTGAGAATTGCATTCCGGATAATCAATCTTACGGAGATGAAAGCAGAACTAGCAGAGGAGATGGATGTATAACTGATTCATTCAATGATGATGACTCCAGCTCTTCATCCAGCAAAGATGCTTTTGGATCATTCTCTTCAAAATGTTTGACAATGAAAAGAGATGATCACGGATTGGAAGAGTGGGAACTCACGGAAAGTCCTCAACATTTTTATCTTAAAGATAAGTCCGCTTTTGACGTTGTCAATTGTTCAGATGTAGAAGCCATGAAAGAAAAGTTTGCAAAGCTGTTTCTAGGTGGTGATGTTACAGGAGGAGCTAAAGGCCTCAATACAGCTTTGGCACTGTCTACTGCCATCACAAACCTTGCAG TGACAGTTTTTGGTGAGTTATGGAAATTGGAACCTCTATCTGAAGAGAGGAAGAGCAAATGGCGACGAGAAATGGGCTGGTTGTTGTCTCCTACGAATTATATGGTTCAGTTAGTTCCAGCTAAGCAAAATGGTGCCAATGGTGGAATCTTTGAG ATAATGACCCCAAAAGCTCGTGCAGACATCCAAATGAATCTTCCAGCACTTCAGAAGTTGGACTCTATGCTTATT GAGGCACTAGACTCAATGGTGCAAACTGAATTTTGGTATGCGGAGGAAGGAAGCCGGTCAGAAGGGAGGAACACAAGTGGAAGACATAGCAAAAGATGGTGGCTTCCATCACCCCGAGTACCAAGAACCGGGCTCTCTGACATTGAAAGAAAGAGGCTGCTTAATCAGGGAAGGGTAGTACAGCAGATATTCAAGGCTGCCAAAGCTATCAATGATAATATGTTGCTTGAAATGCCCGTGCCAACATTAATTAAGGATGCACTTCTGAAG tctGGAAAGGCAAGCCTTGGAGAGGAGTTGCACAAGGTTTTGATAGCTGAATCGAGTTCCAGAGAAGAAATGCTGAAAGCTCTCAATTTGAATTCTGAACATGCCGCCCTAGAGACCATTAATAGATTGGAAGCTGCTACATTTTCATGGAAAGAGAGAATTATACAAGAAAATAGTGGAAAATCCCCAGTTCGAACCTCATGGTCTTTCATGAAGGACCCTATGGCAGGTATAGATAAGATGGAACTATTGCTGGAACGTGCAGAAACACTTTTAAATCTGCTTAAAGCCAGATATCCTAACCTTCCTCAAACATTTCTGGATGCTGCGAAAGTTCAATATGGCAAG GATATTGGACATTCTATTTTGGAAGCATACTCAAGAGTTCTTGGAAGTTTAGCCTTCAGCATACTATCTAGAATAGCAGATATATTGCAAGAGGATGCTTTAAGCAATCCCAATACACCTATTTCAGCAAGTTGCTCCCCTGGGATAAATCTTTCTGAAGCTTGGGTGGTTGGTTCGCGTATCAGGCACTCATTAATCGATAAGATGAACGAGGCAGATGGACAATATTGTGCTTCTAGTTGTGGCAGCACTTCTGATATAGAACTCTCATCTACTCAGGCCAATGCTACTAGCTCTGTACCCACCACACCAAGCCGTGGTCGATTGTGGTGCATTGGTAGAGGCTTGTAA